The window GTAGGCATAGATCGCGTCCACATCTTCGTCGGTCATTTTGGTGAAATGGTCGTAAGGAAATGCCGGAAACAAATGGCGGCCTTCACGGTCCACGCCTTCGTGCATGGCACGGCGGAACGCTTCTTTTGAATAGGTGCCGATGCCGGTTTCAACATCAGGTGTCAGGTTGGTAGAGTATAGCGTACCGAACCCCGTCTCCATGGCGTAATTGCCGGCATACGGCTCTCCGTCGGCAGCGGTATGACAGGTTGCACAATATCCCGCAGAAGCAAGCACACGCCCTTTTTCAACTTCCTCAGGGGTAAACTCAGCCAGCTGCGCAGTCGTGATCGGATCGATAGGGGATTTGTAGGCATAAAGACCGAAACCAACTGCGCCGCCTACCACTACAGCAAGCCCTCCTAGGATGAGATTTCTTGCCATGTGCCAGTTTCCTTCGGTCTTTAATGCCTGTGGCCGCGCGCCCACAAAGACGGTGTTAGTGTGGCAAAACAACAAACCAGCAATCGATCCGTTCCATAGATCGTGAAATAAATCAGAAGTTTCCCTGGCGCCGCCAGAAAGCTGGACGGTCCAGTATGACGCAAGCCCGGTGGGATCACTGCATGTCCCTGCCCCAAAACGCAAAAGGCGCCCATGAAGGGCGCCTCAAGCATTAAGGGTTCGACAGATTATTCTTCGTCGAGCGTCAGTGCGACAAAGCGGGGATCACCTGCACGGCGCACAAGGATCAACAACGATTTGCGCCCTGCTTCGCGTGCGGCATCAATGCGCGCATTCAAATCATCAATGGTTTTGATCTCCTGCTGGCCCGCTTCGGTGATGATATCCCCAGCCCGCAAGCCTTTTTCAAACGCTTCGGAGCCTTCCTCGACCTCGGTCACAGCCAACCCTTCCATGTCAACCCCAGCACCAAGTTCTTGACGAATCTCCGGTGTCAGTGGTGTCACGGTCAGACCCAGCATCGACGTTACCATCGGTGCTTCTGAGCTTTCAGGCTCATCTTCAGCTGCAGGCTCCTCATCGCTGTTGGCATCCTCGCGGCGACCAAGAACCACGGCTATTGTCTGGCTTTTTCCTTCGCGCATAACTGTGACGCGCACAGTTGCGCCAACCGGGCTGTTACCCACCTGACGCACGAGGCCGCGGGTATCGCCGACCTCAACCCCGTCGAAGGACAGGATGACATCGCCAGTCTTAAGACCGGCCACTTTTGCAGGGCCTTCGGGAACGTCTGTGATCAGAGCGCCGGTTGCCGACTTGAGGCCCATCGCATCGGCGACGTCCTGCGTCACATCCTGAATGCGTACACCCAGCCAGCCGCGGCGCGTTTCGCCGAATTCCTTCAGCTGGTCGACAACGCGCGTCACAACATTGGACGCCATGGAAAAGCCGATCCCGATGGAACCGCCGTTTGGCGACAGGATTGCCGTATTCACGCCGATCACAGAGCCGTCCATGTTGAACAAAGGACCACCCGAGTTACCACGGTTGATCGCAGCATCGGTCTGGATATAGTCGTCATAGGTGCCGGACAAGGCGCGGTTGCGCGCGCTGACAATGCCCGCCGATACAGAAAAGCCCTGCCCCAGCGGATTACCCATGGCGATAACCCAGTCGCCCACACGGGCCGCGTCGCTATCGCCAAAGCTAACAAAAGGAAGCGGGCGGTCTGCTTCGACCTTCAAGAGAGCGATGTCCGTATTCGGATCGGTGCCGATCACTTTGGCGATCAGCTCAGCCCCTGAAAAGAATTCGATTGTGATTTCGTCAGCCCCGTCAATCACGTGGTTATTTGTGACCACATAACCATCTTCGGAAATGACGAAACCAGACCCCAACGCAGAGGACCGGCGCGGTGCGGGCGCCTCGCCGTCGCCGCGATTGCGGTCTTGGAATTCACGAAAGAAGTCTTCGAACGGCGACCCTTCGGGAACGATACCACGCGGGCCAGTGCGGCCTTCCACCAAAGTGGAAGTGGTGATGTTGACGACCGACGGGCTGATCTTCTCTGCCAGCGGAGCCAGACTTTCTGGCTTGGCCAGTGCCATGACGGTTTGCGCCACCACCATCGTAAGCGCCATCAGCGCAATGATCGTTGCGCGCAGGGCTGGTGAAGGTGCGTTGGCTTTTGTCCGAGCGACCGCTTTGGGCTGCATATATCGTCTCCTGATCGAAAACTGACCCTCTTCGGGGCGATTTTACTTACCGGCAGAGTGCATGGTGACTGCACCAACCGCAATATGAAAGATGTGCCTTCGCGTTCTGATTTCAAGCATTGCTGACAATGCTGTGACGGGCGCAGGCGGTGATTTGAAATTCCGGCACCATAGGATCTCTCATATGCTATAAGAAACAAGACTCACCCGATCTAAAGAAAGCATCCCAGCATGAGCCATGTTCTACGTCGTAGTCTCACAGCCGTACAGCCAAGCATTGTCGGCGGCGAAGGCGCCTATCTGATTGACGACGAAGGCAAACGTTACCTAGATGCTTGTGGAGGGGCTGCTGTCTCTTCTCTGGGCCATGACAACGCAGCCGTGCGCAAGGCGATCTGCGATCAGGTCAACACGCTCGCATTCGCACATACCGGCCTGTTTACAAACCAATGGGCCGAGGAATTGTCGGATTTCCTGGTCGCTCATGCGCCTGCGGGAACAGGAGAAGGGCGCGTGATGTATCTGGGCAGTGGTTCGGAGGCGATGGAGGCAGCACTTAAGCTTGCCCGTCAGTATCACGTGGAGCGTGGGGAAACAGGCCGTGCCCATATCATCGCACGCGCGCCCTCTTATCACGGCAACACGCTTGGCGCGCTGGCCGTGAGCGGACATGCGGGCCGCCGCGCGCCCTTCGCGCCGTTGTTGATCGAGACGCAGCACATTGACGCGACATACAATTATCGGCTGCAGCTTGACGGCGAAAGCGACGCCGATTTCGGTTTACGGATGGCCAACCAGCTTGAAGAAAAGATTCAGGAATTGGGTCCGGAAACCGTCTGTGCGTTTGTCGCAGAACCGGTTGTGGGGGCTTCTTTGGGAACACAGCCAGCGCCCGTCGGCTATTTCAAGCGCATCCGCGAAATTTGCGACACCTACGGCGTGCTTTATATTGCGGATGAAGTGATGTGTGGCATGGGCCGTACCGGCACGCTTTTCGCGCTGGAGCAGGAAGGCATTTGCGCCGACATTACGACGATGGCCAAAGGGCTGGGTGCAGGATATCAGCCCATTGCCGCTGTAATGGCCTCTCAAAAAGTCTGCGATGCGATCATCGCGGGTTCGGGCAAACTTTGGAATGGTCACACCTACATGAGCCACGCTGTCGCGACGGCCGGTGCGATGGCTGTCATGCGCGAAATCGAAACCCATGATCTGTTGGGGTCGGTCCGCAGGCTTGGATCACAGCTTGAGGCCAGTCTGCGCGCACGACTGGGCCAGCATGCGCATGTCGGCGATATTCGCGGGCGCGGATTGTTCTGGACCACCGAGCTGGTAGCAGATCGCGCCACCAAAGCGCCGTTTGACGTGAGCCGCAATATTGCAGGCAAGGTGCAGCAAGCGGCCATGGAGGCGGGCATGATTTGCTACCCAGCCCAGGGCTGTGCCGATGGCACGGCTGGCGATCACGTGTTGTTGGCACCATGTTTCACATCAACGCCAGAAGAAATCGACATCATCGTAGACAAACTGGCAAATGCGATCGATCTGGTAACGGGCTAAACTGCATCGTCGTTAAACGCGGACCAAGGCCCGCGATATTTGCCCACCTTCGTGGCACTAAAAAAAGGGCCGCATTTTCATGCGGCCCCTTTCATAAACTAGACACGCCTGAGCGATTTAGCGCGATTCACCCTCGTCCGAGCGTGAGCCCTGATCCGACCGCAGGTAGTTGAAGAATTCGCTATCGGGTGACAGCACCATGGTGGAGTTGTCGCCTTTCAGCGATTCCTCATAGGCTGCCAACGAGCGATAGAATTCAAAGAACTCCGGGTCTTTGGAATAGGCTTCCGCAAAGATGCGGTTACGCTCGGCGTCTGCCTCACCTTCGATGATACGCGCATCGCGGCGTGCTTCCGAGATGATCTCTTCGAAAGTACGGTCTGCAAGGGCCGTCACACGTTGCGCAGCTTCGCGACCACGGGCGCGTTCGTCTGTCGCTTCGCGTTCCCGCTCGGCGATCATCCGTTGCAGCGTCGCGTCAAAGTTCTGCTCCGGCAGGTTGGTCTGGCGCAAACGCACGTCCACCACCTTGAGGCCCAGCGCATTCGCACGTGCGTCAGAACGAACGCGGATCTGGTCCATAAGTGCGGAACGCTCTGGCGACAGGATCGTGTTCGACGTCACACCCTGACTACCAAGCACCGCACGGATCTGGGATTCCAGAATACCGCTCAGATCGTTTGCCGCACGGGTTTCACCACCAGAACCAACAGCCTGACGATACTGAACCACATCATCAATGCGGTAGAGCACAAAAGCGTCAATCTCCAGACGACGGTCATCGGCAGGCGTGACTTCGATCACAGGGGTTTCCAACGTCAGGATACGGTCCTCAAAGCGCACGACCTCATCGATCATGGGGACTTTGAAGCCCAGACCGGGGTCGGTGATGACCTGTTTGATCTGGCCAAAGCGCAGCACAAGCGCCTTTTCACGCTCATCAACCACAAAGATCGAGGACAGCACCGCGGCCCCGATGATCGCGACAATCGGGATCAGAAAGCTGGTCTTATTCATCAGTTGTTCCCTCCGCTGCGTCGCAGCTCATTAAGTGGCAGATAGGGGACAACGCCCTGCCCGCCATTGGCGCCGGTTTGCGATTCAAGAATGATCTTGTCTACGCCGCCAAATACTTTCTCCATCGTTTCCAGATACAGACGCTTGCGCGTCACTTCCGGCGCTGCGGCATATTCGGTCAAGACCGCCTCAAAGCGGCTTGCTTCACCGATTGCACCGTTGACTTCGCGTGCGCGGTAACCTTCGGCAGCTTCCAGCAGCTTGGCGCTTTCACCACGTGCTTCAGCCGTTTTCTGGTTGGCGTAGGCGTCCGCCTGACGTTCCAGACGGTCACGCTCTTGCTCGGCAGCTTGTACGTCCCGGAACGCGTCCACAACGGAAACCTGCGTAACCGCGCCATTTGCCGCTGTTACGCTGACAGTACGGCTTGGTGGGTCAACCTTGTTTACGTTCACGCGCAGAACGTTGATGCCGGTTTTACGGTTGTCCAAAGTATTCTGGATAAGCTCTTTGACCTGCTCTTCGACCAAACCACGATCGCGGTTGAGGATCGGGGCCAGTTCGGACTGTGCAATTACTTCGCGCATGGCCGATTCAGAGATTGCACGCACAGAAGCTTCGGGATCGCGGAGCGAAAACTTGAACTGCTCTGCATCCTTGATGTTCCAAACCACCTGAAAGTCGATATCGACGATGTTCTCGTCCGTTGTCAGCATCAAGCCGTCATTGTCACCACTGCCACGGCTCACACCCAATGTTTCGGTGCGGTTGGTGGTGACGTCAAACACTTCGGCTGTGACAACGGGCCACGGCGCAAAGTTCAAACCCTCGGTACCAATTCCCGAAAACTTGCCGAGGAACAGTTCGATCGACTGCTGTTCGGGACGTACTGTGTAAGTGGAGGCAAAGAGCCATGCAGATACTGCCACCAGCACACCGATGCCGACGGTCCCGCGCGTCAACGCCGGCCCTCCTTCGCCACCGCCGCCTGAACCGCCCGTTCCGTTAGAACGGCCACCGCCGCCCATCAGAACGCGCAGCTGTTCCTGGCCCTTTTTAACCAGTTCGTCGATCTCGGGGATCGGTGGTTTTTCACCGCCGCCCCTGTTACCACGGTTGCCGCCCTGATTGCCGCCCCCCTGATCTCCACCGTTGTTGCCGCCGCCCTTATTGCCGCCGCCTGAATTGCCACCGCCGCCCCAAGGACCGCCTGTGTTTCCAGCCATATTTATTTCCCTCTTTAAGTCGCCCCAATGCGGAGCAGGCTTTTCGTCTTAAGTGTAAACTGGGCGTTTACACGTTGAATTCAAGATGTACGCACCGGTGTACGCATTGTTACCAGTTCTTCTGCCATCGTCGGATGGACTGCACACGTCTGGTCAAATTGCTCTTTTGTTGCGCCCATCTTGATCGCAATACCCGCGAGCTGGATCATCTCGCCCGCCTGCGGTGCGACGATATGACAGCCCAAAACGGTCCGGTTCTTTTTGGACACGACCAGCTTCATCATCACACGGTCTTCACGCTCCGCAAAGGCCGTTTGCATCGGCTTGAAGGACGTCGCGTAGATCTCGATCTCTTCTTGCTCGCGCGCGGCTTCCTCAGTCATGCCGACTGTGCCCATTTCAGGCTGTGTGAATACGGCTGACGGGATAAGGTCATGATCGACCGGCGTCGGCTTGGCACCAAATACTGTTTCGACAAAGGCCATCCCTTCGCGGATGGCAACAGGTGTAAGGTTCACGCGGTCCGTCACATCACCGATAGCATAAATCGACGGAACGCCTGTCTGGCTGTATTCATTAACCTCTATAGCACCGTTGCGCCCCAGCTTTACGCCGACTTCTTCCAAACCCATGTTGTCGGTGTTGGGTCGGCGTCCGGTTGCGAAGAACACCTTGTCGAACATCTTTTCATTGCCCAGCGTTGACTTGACGCAGATACCGCCATCGCGCTGATCCATCTCAAGGATGCTGGCACCGGAGTGCATACCAACGCCGCGCATACGCATCTGTTCGGCGACCAGACCGCGGGCTTCGTCGTCAAATCCGTTCAGAATCTGGCCGCCGCGGTAATACATCGAAACGTCCACGCCCATGCCATGCAGGATGCAGGCGAATTCACAGGCGATATAGCCGCCCCCAACAATCAACATGGACCGCGGAAGTGCATCCATGTGGAAAATATCGTCAGAGACAAGCCCAAGTTCTCCGTTTTCGAGCTCGGGGCGCACGGGGC is drawn from Sulfitobacter sp. S223 and contains these coding sequences:
- a CDS encoding DegQ family serine endoprotease — protein: MQPKAVARTKANAPSPALRATIIALMALTMVVAQTVMALAKPESLAPLAEKISPSVVNITTSTLVEGRTGPRGIVPEGSPFEDFFREFQDRNRGDGEAPAPRRSSALGSGFVISEDGYVVTNNHVIDGADEITIEFFSGAELIAKVIGTDPNTDIALLKVEADRPLPFVSFGDSDAARVGDWVIAMGNPLGQGFSVSAGIVSARNRALSGTYDDYIQTDAAINRGNSGGPLFNMDGSVIGVNTAILSPNGGSIGIGFSMASNVVTRVVDQLKEFGETRRGWLGVRIQDVTQDVADAMGLKSATGALITDVPEGPAKVAGLKTGDVILSFDGVEVGDTRGLVRQVGNSPVGATVRVTVMREGKSQTIAVVLGRREDANSDEEPAAEDEPESSEAPMVTSMLGLTVTPLTPEIRQELGAGVDMEGLAVTEVEEGSEAFEKGLRAGDIITEAGQQEIKTIDDLNARIDAAREAGRKSLLILVRRAGDPRFVALTLDEE
- a CDS encoding aspartate aminotransferase family protein; its protein translation is MSHVLRRSLTAVQPSIVGGEGAYLIDDEGKRYLDACGGAAVSSLGHDNAAVRKAICDQVNTLAFAHTGLFTNQWAEELSDFLVAHAPAGTGEGRVMYLGSGSEAMEAALKLARQYHVERGETGRAHIIARAPSYHGNTLGALAVSGHAGRRAPFAPLLIETQHIDATYNYRLQLDGESDADFGLRMANQLEEKIQELGPETVCAFVAEPVVGASLGTQPAPVGYFKRIREICDTYGVLYIADEVMCGMGRTGTLFALEQEGICADITTMAKGLGAGYQPIAAVMASQKVCDAIIAGSGKLWNGHTYMSHAVATAGAMAVMREIETHDLLGSVRRLGSQLEASLRARLGQHAHVGDIRGRGLFWTTELVADRATKAPFDVSRNIAGKVQQAAMEAGMICYPAQGCADGTAGDHVLLAPCFTSTPEEIDIIVDKLANAIDLVTG
- the hflC gene encoding protease modulator HflC — translated: MNKTSFLIPIVAIIGAAVLSSIFVVDEREKALVLRFGQIKQVITDPGLGFKVPMIDEVVRFEDRILTLETPVIEVTPADDRRLEIDAFVLYRIDDVVQYRQAVGSGGETRAANDLSGILESQIRAVLGSQGVTSNTILSPERSALMDQIRVRSDARANALGLKVVDVRLRQTNLPEQNFDATLQRMIAEREREATDERARGREAAQRVTALADRTFEEIISEARRDARIIEGEADAERNRIFAEAYSKDPEFFEFYRSLAAYEESLKGDNSTMVLSPDSEFFNYLRSDQGSRSDEGESR
- the hflK gene encoding FtsH protease activity modulator HflK gives rise to the protein MAGNTGGPWGGGGNSGGGNKGGGNNGGDQGGGNQGGNRGNRGGGEKPPIPEIDELVKKGQEQLRVLMGGGGRSNGTGGSGGGGEGGPALTRGTVGIGVLVAVSAWLFASTYTVRPEQQSIELFLGKFSGIGTEGLNFAPWPVVTAEVFDVTTNRTETLGVSRGSGDNDGLMLTTDENIVDIDFQVVWNIKDAEQFKFSLRDPEASVRAISESAMREVIAQSELAPILNRDRGLVEEQVKELIQNTLDNRKTGINVLRVNVNKVDPPSRTVSVTAANGAVTQVSVVDAFRDVQAAEQERDRLERQADAYANQKTAEARGESAKLLEAAEGYRAREVNGAIGEASRFEAVLTEYAAAPEVTRKRLYLETMEKVFGGVDKIILESQTGANGGQGVVPYLPLNELRRSGGNN
- the gor gene encoding glutathione-disulfide reductase, with the protein product MSDFDYDLFVIGGGSGGVRAARVAASEYGVKVGLAEEDRYGGTCVIRGCVPKKLMVFASSYRDLFADARNYGWEINDGPFDWHLFSGKMRNELDRLEGIYRKLLDNSGVEKFDARATIKDAHTVTLSTGEEKTAKHILIATGGRPVRPELENGELGLVSDDIFHMDALPRSMLIVGGGYIACEFACILHGMGVDVSMYYRGGQILNGFDDEARGLVAEQMRMRGVGMHSGASILEMDQRDGGICVKSTLGNEKMFDKVFFATGRRPNTDNMGLEEVGVKLGRNGAIEVNEYSQTGVPSIYAIGDVTDRVNLTPVAIREGMAFVETVFGAKPTPVDHDLIPSAVFTQPEMGTVGMTEEAAREQEEIEIYATSFKPMQTAFAEREDRVMMKLVVSKKNRTVLGCHIVAPQAGEMIQLAGIAIKMGATKEQFDQTCAVHPTMAEELVTMRTPVRTS